One genomic window of Solanum dulcamara chromosome 10, daSolDulc1.2, whole genome shotgun sequence includes the following:
- the LOC129871030 gene encoding uncharacterized protein LOC129871030 produces the protein MMPRTIMEIEEHTRKCSNSSGGCGGGGGGGSSCSGGGGATSRASKKVKQKKIPQRGLGVAQLERIRMEGEEQQKKDANFQTPNVLVPNSVHSTKIMSKCLAVEGSTFRPSSIPLPPTSTMDLHSKHSVFRPNLSALVLDGFRLKTLQSSKPMNMSGGELSWSSVSGPGSDKCPKLWSCEYSPERESQQGNRHGVAFGANVDLPNELHNPILPLPSVLQRSQQYQQPSCSSSMMNISSGISSSSVLNYQMEPPSNQNYYSCNYLPLWPEDVKMVGMKRPYPFSPEFPPVPAFHCKFPPGYVSLASRSPESASCSNECAASLESGSLLKREAPSGSRTLSESKPRNVVRQNKALNGDFLTLAPPTAIYSYQHSSDSTLQSREILPLESVTCQGVAEEPTTTSSALSRSVQQPIYGFFPTAKVQISQEGTNKRNCHVEVGGNVDLNLKL, from the exons ATGATGCCGAGGACGATAATGGAGATAGAGGAACATACCCGTAAGTGTAGTAATAGTAGTGGTGgttgtgggggtgggggtggtgGGGGTTCGAGTtgtagtggtggtggtggtgctACGAGTAGAGCATCGAAAAAAGTGAAGCAGAAAAAAATCCCACAAAGAGGGCTTGGTGTTGCTCAACTTGAAAGGATTAGAATGGAAGGGgaagaacaacaaaaaaaagatgCAAATTTTCAAACACCTAATGTTTTGGTACCAAATTCAGTCCATTCCACCAAAATTATGTCCAAATGCTTAGCAGTTGAAGGTTCTACTTTTAGGCCTAGTTCAATTCCTTTACCACCGACATCAACAATGGATCTGCATTCGAAACATAGTGTCTTTAGACCAAATCTGTCTGCCCTAGTTCTTGATGGTTTCCGCCTGAAGACTTTACAATCATCAAAACCAATGAACATGAGTGGAGGGGAGTTAAGTTGGTCGTCTGTTTCGGGTCCAGGGAGTGATAAATGTCCTAAATTGTGGAGTTGTGAGTACAGTCCTGAAAGAGAAAGCCAACAGGGAAATCGCCATGGTGTTGCTTTCGGGGCTAATGTAGATTTGCCTAATGAACTGCATAACCCCATTTTGCCTCTACCCAGTGTGCTGCAAAGATCACAACAATATCAGCAACCTTCTTGTTCTTCATCAATG ATGAATATCTCATCAGGGATTTCATCATCATCTGTACTAAATTATCAGATGGAGCCCCCTTCAAACCAAAATTATTATTCGTGTAATTATTTACCTCTGTGGCCTGAAGATGTGAAG ATGGTTGGCATGAAGAGACCATATCCCTTCTCTCCAGAGTTTCCACCAGTCCCTGCATTTCACTGCAAGTTTCCTCCAGGCTATGTTAGCCTTGCATCCAGATCACCTGAATCAGCTTCCTGCAGCAATGAATGTGCAGCTAGTTTAGAATCAGGAAGTCTGCTCAAAAG AGAAGCTCCTTCGGGATCACGGACTCTATCTGAGTCCAAACCAAGGAACGTTGTCAGACAAAATAAAGCTCTCAATGGAGATTTTCTCACGTTGGCTCCTCCTACAGCCATTTATTCATATCAGCATTCATCTGATTCAACCCTTCAGAGTCGAGAGATACTTCCATTGGAATCAGTGACCTGTCAG GGAGTTGCTGAAGAACCTACTACAACAAGCTCAGCCCTAAGCAGATCAGTTCAACAACCCATCTATGGATTCTTCCCAACTGCCAAGGTACAAATCAGCCAAGAAGGAACAAACAAGCGCAACTGCCACGTTGAAGTAGGAGGAAACGTTGATCTCAATTTGAAGCTGTAG